ATTTTCAAAAACACTTCCAAATTAAAAGATGGTGAGATTGGAGCGTTTATTATGAAAGGTAAAGAAACCGCCGTAAAGAGATATTTCAAAAGAAACGATACTGTAATTCTTGAATTTGATGACGGAATACAACCACCAATGATTTTTAACGAAAAAGATGTAGAAATAGTTGGAAAACTAACTTATATAATCAAGAAAATATAAAAAGACAGAAAAAATAACTGAATTAAGAAGAAAGTTCTAAAGGAGAAAAATCATGGAAAATAAATTTAGAGTAATTGAAATTGTGAATAAGAAAAAACTCATAGTAAATATGGGAACCGAACACGGATTGAAAGAAAA
This genomic window from Solobacterium moorei contains:
- a CDS encoding LexA family protein; translation: MDKESYLNNPQKIIMVSPELFDSDKSDFIAYASGNGMIRSGISDGDTLIFKNTSKLKDGEIGAFIMKGKETAVKRYFKRNDTVILEFDDGIQPPMIFNEKDVEIVGKLTYIIKKI